The Acetomicrobium flavidum genome window below encodes:
- a CDS encoding methyl-accepting chemotaxis protein encodes MTVKRRLILLSAGILIALCVVGLLFYRGSRAIIIDQIDQGGRMAADTATASLSNWIDIHTNIVKLMAENITYMWENYGISGYLIKDYLTKTLDKHKDLGFIEIYMCTTRNEFMSATGWEPPAGMDMRQRPWYVAAEKSSDAIFTEPYEAVNVKGLVVTAAIAARDRKGELLGVVAADILIDDVINFVTSQKLLGYGYGMLLDQKGNLIAHPNKDYIMKLNLTQPSNVVSQDLVSIAQKMIKGEKSDGTYTLNGEQRRIFFAPLNNGWSVGITATTKEIFNPLIKLGITLLIISVVCLIALGLFIFFTARAITNPISKLLSVAQSVTKGELTARASLQGNDELAQVGKALDQLIEHQRQILLDLRARSDKLSRDADSLDEISETTAKFVEVITREAKELKEIAEDNADAISSANAGIEEVASAAQGAAKAAAEASSQAEILRGNAQETGNLITSAARRVTEMADSFRQIAKVITQLNDRAGQIGSIVSTISGVADQTNLLALNAAIEAARAGEYGRGFAVVADEVRKLAEESNKAAMEIGALAKSIIEETSKAVEVTNKGVELAGAGEKEALMMETHISDVLKAIELIVDQIQNVAATAEEQSASTQEMAASIDRVAQGVETTRKKADEMTKSVKELEERVTTLKHASEELEALAKELHAEIKLYKLDSSVTAAQSTGLVPLD; translated from the coding sequence TTGACCGTTAAGCGCAGGCTCATCTTGCTGTCAGCTGGAATTTTGATAGCTTTGTGCGTGGTTGGGTTATTGTTTTATAGGGGAAGCCGTGCAATTATTATCGACCAAATCGATCAAGGCGGAAGAATGGCGGCCGATACAGCTACTGCGTCGCTTTCCAACTGGATAGACATTCACACTAATATAGTAAAACTCATGGCGGAAAATATAACATACATGTGGGAAAACTACGGAATTTCCGGTTACCTCATTAAGGATTATCTAACGAAGACCTTGGATAAACATAAGGACTTGGGCTTTATTGAAATTTACATGTGTACCACCAGAAATGAATTCATGAGCGCTACCGGTTGGGAGCCACCTGCTGGGATGGACATGCGCCAGCGTCCCTGGTATGTAGCAGCAGAAAAATCAAGCGACGCAATCTTCACAGAGCCCTACGAAGCGGTGAATGTGAAGGGCCTGGTAGTCACCGCGGCCATCGCGGCGAGAGACAGAAAAGGAGAGCTGTTAGGCGTTGTGGCTGCTGATATTTTAATCGATGATGTAATAAATTTCGTGACTTCCCAGAAACTGCTTGGTTATGGCTACGGCATGCTTCTAGATCAAAAGGGTAATCTTATAGCTCACCCAAATAAGGATTACATCATGAAGCTTAATCTAACACAACCATCCAACGTCGTATCGCAAGATCTCGTTTCGATCGCTCAAAAGATGATCAAAGGAGAGAAATCTGACGGCACATACACGCTAAACGGGGAACAAAGAAGGATATTTTTTGCCCCCCTCAACAATGGCTGGTCCGTAGGGATCACAGCTACTACCAAGGAGATTTTTAACCCTCTGATAAAACTTGGAATCACATTGCTCATAATCAGCGTGGTATGTCTAATAGCCTTAGGGCTATTTATATTCTTCACAGCTAGGGCCATAACGAATCCCATCTCCAAGCTTTTAAGCGTAGCTCAAAGTGTGACCAAGGGCGAGCTGACCGCAAGGGCCTCTCTGCAGGGAAATGATGAGCTTGCCCAGGTAGGAAAGGCATTGGATCAACTAATTGAGCACCAGAGACAAATACTCCTTGATCTAAGAGCCAGAAGCGACAAGCTGTCACGTGATGCAGATTCCCTGGATGAGATTTCCGAGACCACTGCCAAATTTGTTGAGGTAATAACCAGAGAAGCAAAGGAATTAAAAGAAATCGCCGAGGACAACGCAGATGCCATTTCTTCGGCAAACGCCGGCATAGAAGAGGTGGCCTCAGCTGCTCAAGGAGCTGCAAAAGCAGCTGCCGAGGCTTCCAGTCAGGCCGAAATCCTACGAGGAAATGCCCAAGAAACCGGCAATCTGATAACCAGTGCAGCAAGGCGTGTGACAGAAATGGCTGACTCGTTCCGTCAGATTGCTAAAGTAATCACACAATTGAATGACCGGGCGGGGCAGATAGGAAGTATCGTATCCACCATTTCCGGTGTAGCCGACCAGACAAACCTGCTTGCTTTGAACGCGGCTATAGAAGCTGCAAGGGCCGGCGAATATGGCAGAGGATTTGCGGTAGTAGCTGACGAGGTAAGAAAGCTTGCCGAAGAAAGCAACAAGGCTGCCATGGAGATAGGTGCCTTGGCTAAATCAATTATAGAAGAGACCTCCAAAGCCGTAGAAGTTACCAATAAAGGCGTTGAGCTCGCAGGAGCAGGCGAAAAGGAAGCGTTGATGATGGAAACGCACATATCCGATGTGCTTAAGGCCATCGAGCTCATAGTAGATCAGATTCAAAACGTAGCCGCTACAGCCGAGGAACAATCAGCAAGCACTCAGGAAATGGCCGCCTCAATAGACAGGGTTGCTCAG
- a CDS encoding diguanylate cyclase, with protein sequence MWRLWIKGKLRNRICLSILLLLSFSTVAICGERRILVLHSYDPKYIYTRIFNDTLERELQEKDYSIDLFYEFLDAKRFDPGGYYDKFKEYIKSKYANQNIDIILCFDDDALNFLIAHRKDLGNLSDIPVVFGSVANRALVYFAALERNMTGVFEDLDVAANVDLMLQILSVKHVFVVTDRTTLGIDLYEMARLIFKRLGNLSVEYLIGLPWNEMKERFEDAPEGSAILLISYLRDEQNNVYTVERVSELLNEINLPVVTLLTPLVNLKGGLASYAPTPETQIKAVVKILDSVLAGQDIRFIPITMELPKNFLVDFSKLKRFHISPTLLPKNSIILNIPDNFYRKYKSVLLPAIFIVSILSILVLFLIINIRQRKIAERKLNREVAFLMQLVETIPDAICYMDNDGSIILWNHAFENYLLPTCSNIKGCKISDCIADISLAGDIELSISNAIANDKVLQPAQILFKDKANEAHYLDIQKRPIRNGENILGTLVVMTDITTLIQMQESLKGQKRRLELTLMGSNVGYFERNVKTDELHMNPFGYELLGYTEDDIKTFSQFEELVHPEDREELNLSLKRTFESANGNYRMKYRLRRKNGEYMWMGATGLVVERDLKGNPLIFAGIFWNITEEKLKEAETAQLIEGLYVSSMSDPLTGILNRNGLQNKLPDLVSRCKKLEKNLSLILFDIDGFKKINDTYGHLVGDSVLKELSELVNSTIRKDDLFVRWGGDEFLIVSMITMDEALCVADRLRRAIESRPFSGIDVTVSIGISMHLPNEPVEEAIKRADKALYRAKAKGKNSVVIEYD encoded by the coding sequence ATGTGGCGTCTTTGGATTAAGGGCAAATTGAGAAATAGAATATGTCTATCCATATTATTACTGTTGTCGTTCAGCACGGTTGCTATATGTGGGGAACGACGAATCCTAGTATTGCATTCATATGATCCGAAATATATTTACACTAGGATATTTAACGATACTCTTGAAAGGGAATTGCAAGAGAAGGATTACTCGATCGACCTTTTTTATGAGTTTCTTGATGCAAAGAGGTTTGATCCTGGTGGCTATTATGATAAGTTCAAGGAATACATCAAATCCAAATATGCGAATCAAAATATAGATATCATATTATGCTTCGATGACGATGCCTTAAATTTCTTAATTGCCCACAGAAAAGATCTCGGCAATTTATCTGATATCCCCGTTGTGTTTGGAAGCGTGGCAAATAGAGCCTTGGTATATTTTGCAGCTTTGGAGCGAAATATGACGGGAGTGTTCGAGGATTTGGATGTCGCGGCAAATGTCGATTTAATGCTACAAATATTGTCCGTAAAACATGTGTTTGTCGTGACCGATAGGACGACATTGGGCATCGACCTGTACGAAATGGCCCGGCTTATATTTAAAAGATTAGGGAATCTTTCTGTGGAATATCTCATAGGATTGCCTTGGAATGAGATGAAAGAAAGGTTCGAAGACGCTCCCGAAGGGTCCGCAATTCTTCTGATTTCATACTTGAGGGATGAGCAGAACAATGTATATACAGTAGAAAGAGTTAGCGAACTGTTAAACGAAATAAATTTACCTGTTGTGACATTACTAACTCCCCTTGTAAATTTAAAGGGAGGATTAGCCTCTTATGCTCCAACGCCTGAGACACAGATTAAAGCGGTAGTTAAGATTTTGGATTCTGTTTTGGCTGGGCAAGATATAAGGTTTATTCCCATAACAATGGAACTTCCGAAGAATTTCTTAGTAGATTTTAGTAAGTTAAAGAGGTTTCACATTAGTCCTACTTTATTGCCAAAGAATAGTATAATATTAAATATTCCCGATAACTTCTATAGAAAGTATAAAAGCGTTCTTCTTCCTGCCATATTTATTGTTTCAATATTGTCCATCCTTGTCTTGTTTTTGATAATTAATATCAGACAGCGAAAAATTGCCGAGAGAAAATTAAATCGTGAAGTGGCCTTTTTAATGCAGTTAGTAGAAACCATTCCGGATGCCATATGTTATATGGATAACGATGGAAGTATAATCCTATGGAATCATGCATTCGAAAATTACCTGTTACCGACCTGCAGTAATATTAAGGGATGTAAGATTAGCGATTGTATCGCCGATATATCCCTAGCTGGTGACATAGAATTGAGTATTTCAAATGCTATTGCAAATGATAAGGTATTGCAACCAGCTCAAATACTTTTTAAGGACAAGGCAAATGAGGCACATTATTTAGATATTCAAAAAAGGCCGATTAGAAATGGCGAGAATATTTTAGGAACGCTTGTCGTCATGACAGATATAACTACATTAATACAGATGCAGGAATCCCTGAAAGGCCAAAAGAGACGTTTGGAATTGACCTTGATGGGAAGCAATGTGGGCTATTTTGAACGTAATGTAAAAACGGATGAATTACACATGAATCCCTTCGGATATGAACTTTTAGGATATACTGAAGATGATATCAAAACATTTTCTCAATTTGAGGAACTTGTGCACCCTGAAGACAGAGAGGAATTAAATCTTTCATTGAAAAGGACTTTTGAAAGTGCAAATGGAAATTATAGGATGAAATATAGACTCAGAAGGAAAAATGGCGAATATATGTGGATGGGGGCTACAGGTCTTGTTGTCGAGCGAGATCTTAAGGGTAACCCCTTAATATTTGCTGGAATATTTTGGAACATCACTGAAGAAAAACTAAAAGAGGCGGAAACGGCCCAGTTGATAGAGGGGCTTTATGTAAGCTCTATGTCTGATCCTTTGACGGGGATTTTAAACAGAAATGGGTTGCAAAACAAGCTTCCCGATCTGGTTTCTAGGTGCAAAAAGTTGGAAAAAAATCTTAGTTTAATTTTATTCGATATAGATGGTTTTAAGAAGATAAACGATACATATGGTCACTTGGTTGGCGACTCGGTATTAAAGGAATTAAGCGAGTTAGTAAATAGTACTATCAGAAAAGATGATCTGTTCGTAAGATGGGGTGGAGACGAATTTTTAATCGTTTCGATGATAACTATGGATGAAGCTCTTTGTGTTGCAGATCGATTAAGGCGAGCAATAGAAAGTCGACCTTTTTCTGGTATTGATGTGACAGTTAGCATAGGCATATCCATGCATTTGCCCAATGAACCCGTCGAAGAAGCAATAAAAAGGGCCGATAAAGCCCTGTATAGAGCAAAGGCTAAAGGCAAGAATTCGGTTGTAATTGAATACGATTAA